Proteins from a genomic interval of Nostoc sp. TCL240-02:
- a CDS encoding choice-of-anchor A family protein, with translation MKSKIYYVWGLVAAPIVVTLALSFSARANAVELGAASDYNVFVLGDITQKYTDIEGKLAAGGNVNFVGGLGSRLSGNSGNVVVAGQNLTLSNGQVYHGNAVYGGSANVSSNVGFPQGTLTKANPIDFNEAGKELRGLSQYLATLTPTGKTTVQSWGAINLSGSGTAFNVFNLAGSDVSKTNYFEIKGDANSTIVVNISGKDVSLQNFAFNILGTDKQKVIYNFYEATNINASGISILGSILAPLANFNFNNGQVNGNVVVASLTGNGESHNYLFNGDLPDVPTKYYTPPKPPTHTQVPEPANLPGLGLVTVAFGLFRYKRNQAACLK, from the coding sequence ATGAAATCAAAAATCTATTATGTTTGGGGATTAGTAGCAGCCCCGATTGTAGTCACTTTAGCGCTGAGTTTCTCGGCTAGAGCGAATGCAGTTGAATTAGGCGCTGCCTCTGATTACAATGTATTTGTTTTGGGAGATATCACTCAAAAATATACAGATATTGAAGGAAAACTTGCTGCTGGTGGTAACGTTAATTTCGTCGGCGGACTTGGAAGCAGACTTTCTGGCAATAGCGGCAACGTAGTAGTAGCTGGACAAAACTTAACTCTAAGCAACGGTCAAGTTTACCACGGTAACGCTGTCTATGGAGGCAGCGCCAATGTGTCTAGCAATGTGGGATTTCCCCAAGGAACTCTTACCAAAGCTAACCCCATTGACTTCAATGAAGCAGGGAAAGAACTGCGAGGGCTATCTCAATATTTGGCAACCTTAACTCCTACTGGTAAAACAACAGTTCAATCTTGGGGGGCTATTAACCTTAGTGGTAGTGGTACTGCCTTCAATGTTTTTAATCTTGCTGGCTCAGATGTCTCCAAGACAAACTATTTTGAAATTAAGGGGGACGCAAATTCGACTATTGTTGTCAATATCAGCGGTAAGGATGTGTCGCTACAAAACTTTGCTTTCAATATCCTGGGCACAGATAAACAAAAGGTGATTTACAACTTCTATGAAGCGACAAACATAAATGCCAGTGGGATTAGCATACTAGGTAGTATTCTTGCTCCTTTGGCTAATTTCAATTTCAATAATGGTCAAGTTAACGGCAACGTAGTAGTAGCTTCTTTGACAGGAAATGGCGAATCTCACAACTATCTGTTTAATGGCGATCTACCAGATGTCCCAACTAAGTACTACACTCCGCCTAAGCCTCCCACCCATACTCAGGTTCCAGAACCAGCAAATCTTCCAGGTTTAGGATTAGTTACTGTAGCATTTGGTTTATTTCGCTACAAACGCAATCAAGCAGCTTGTCTAAAATAA
- a CDS encoding ABC transporter ATP-binding protein → MAPAVLIQNLQKRYGTVVAVEDVSFQVEPGEIFGLLGPNGAGKTTTLRALCTLTTPDAGKIEVSGISVLDNPRVARQRLGYVAQEVAIDKVLTGKELLQLQAALYHLPRAVAKQRIETVLDLLGLQEYANKKTGTYSGGLRKRLDLAAGLLHAPDVLVLDEPTVGLDIETRFVVWDFLRKLRASGTTVVITSHYLEEIDALADRVAIIDRGVVIASGTPSQLKDQVGGDRITLRIREFSPIEEAEIAKNLLQTLPFVQEAIINSAQGNSLNLVVTPQNDVLINIQQALNTAGLPIFGIAQSRPSLDDVYLAATGRTLMDAELAAVATRDPKAEKKQLMR, encoded by the coding sequence ATGGCTCCCGCCGTTTTAATTCAGAATCTGCAAAAACGTTACGGTACAGTGGTTGCCGTTGAGGATGTCTCCTTTCAGGTAGAGCCGGGAGAAATCTTTGGTTTACTTGGCCCCAACGGTGCTGGAAAAACTACTACCTTACGTGCCTTGTGTACGCTGACCACACCGGATGCTGGCAAAATCGAAGTATCTGGCATCTCTGTGTTAGATAATCCCAGAGTGGCAAGACAACGACTAGGCTATGTTGCTCAGGAAGTAGCTATAGATAAGGTGCTAACTGGAAAAGAACTGCTGCAATTGCAAGCAGCACTTTATCATCTGCCACGTGCAGTAGCCAAACAGCGCATTGAGACAGTATTAGATTTACTCGGTTTGCAAGAATACGCCAATAAAAAGACAGGAACCTATTCTGGCGGTTTACGCAAGCGCCTAGACTTAGCTGCTGGATTGCTCCATGCACCAGATGTTTTGGTATTGGATGAGCCAACTGTGGGACTTGATATAGAAACCCGCTTTGTGGTATGGGATTTCCTCAGAAAATTACGCGCCTCTGGGACGACGGTAGTAATTACCAGCCATTATTTAGAAGAGATTGATGCTTTAGCAGATCGCGTGGCAATTATAGATCGCGGCGTGGTAATTGCCTCTGGCACACCTTCACAATTAAAAGATCAAGTCGGGGGCGATCGCATCACCTTGCGAATCCGCGAGTTTTCCCCCATTGAGGAAGCAGAAATTGCCAAAAACCTCTTGCAAACTTTGCCCTTTGTGCAAGAAGCCATCATCAACAGCGCTCAAGGTAATTCCCTCAACTTAGTGGTGACACCTCAAAACGATGTTCTTATTAACATACAGCAAGCGTTAAATACTGCTGGATTGCCCATATTTGGCATTGCCCAATCTCGCCCCAGCCTCGATGACGTTTACCTCGCCGCTACAGGACGTACCCTAATGGATGCAGAACTTGCAGCCGTTGCCACCCGCGATCCTAAAGCTGAGAAAAAGCAGCTTATGAGATAG
- a CDS encoding ABC transporter permease, which translates to MSVTPKSDINWQPITLPQADVNPAPNFFAELIQETLALTRRLFIQLQRRPSSLVAGIIQPVMWLILFGALFQNAPKGIFGNTTNYGQFLAAGIIVFTAFAGALNAGLPVMFDREFGFLNRLLVAPLASRFSIVFASAIFIISQSLLQAAVIVAAAAFLGAGLPDAVGLSAIALIVFLLALGVTAISLGLAFALPGHIELIAVIFVTNLPLLFASTALAPLSFMPQWLQVVATLNPLSYAIEPIRYLYLHKSWELGSVVMQAPWGNVTFGGALLVLFGFALVALLSIQPQLRRTLA; encoded by the coding sequence ATGAGCGTTACTCCTAAATCTGATATCAATTGGCAGCCGATAACATTGCCACAAGCAGATGTTAATCCTGCACCTAACTTTTTCGCTGAATTGATACAAGAGACATTGGCTTTAACTCGTCGCTTGTTTATTCAGTTGCAACGCCGTCCCTCATCTTTAGTTGCCGGAATTATTCAGCCAGTTATGTGGTTGATACTGTTTGGTGCTTTGTTCCAAAATGCCCCCAAAGGTATATTTGGCAATACAACAAATTACGGACAATTTTTGGCTGCTGGCATCATTGTGTTTACCGCCTTTGCCGGAGCGCTGAATGCTGGTTTGCCCGTAATGTTTGACCGCGAGTTCGGCTTTTTGAATCGTTTGCTGGTAGCACCGTTAGCATCGCGGTTTTCTATAGTCTTTGCTTCGGCAATCTTCATCATCAGCCAAAGTTTGCTGCAAGCAGCCGTGATTGTAGCGGCGGCGGCGTTCTTGGGCGCTGGACTACCCGATGCAGTTGGTTTAAGTGCGATCGCTCTCATTGTCTTCCTCTTAGCTTTGGGTGTGACAGCCATCTCTCTCGGTTTAGCTTTCGCCCTACCCGGACACATTGAATTGATTGCAGTGATTTTTGTCACCAACCTGCCATTATTGTTTGCTAGTACTGCTTTGGCTCCTCTATCCTTCATGCCTCAGTGGTTGCAGGTTGTAGCTACCCTAAATCCTCTCAGTTATGCGATCGAACCAATTCGCTATCTGTATCTCCATAAAAGCTGGGAATTAGGTAGTGTAGTAATGCAAGCTCCTTGGGGCAATGTTACCTTTGGGGGGGCGTTGCTGGTATTATTTGGCTTTGCCCTTGTCGCCTTACTGAGCATTCAACCCCAACTGCGGCGAACTCTTGCTTAA
- a CDS encoding peroxiredoxin, giving the protein MPLAVGTDAPAFTAKDTNGNTVSLSDFAGKKTVVLYFYPKDDTPGCTKQACSFRDAQSQYQGKDVVILGVSADDEVSHQAFTQKYNLNFPLLADSDKSLIKAFDVDGGGYAKRVTYVIDPNGKITHVDSAVNTTTHASDILAALGL; this is encoded by the coding sequence ATGCCTCTAGCAGTTGGTACGGATGCACCTGCATTTACCGCCAAAGATACAAACGGCAACACAGTATCGTTATCTGATTTTGCCGGTAAGAAGACCGTCGTTTTGTATTTTTACCCTAAAGATGATACGCCAGGTTGCACCAAACAAGCCTGTAGTTTTCGGGATGCCCAATCTCAATATCAAGGTAAAGATGTTGTAATATTGGGAGTCAGTGCTGATGATGAAGTCTCTCATCAAGCATTCACCCAAAAATATAATTTGAATTTTCCCCTACTGGCTGATTCCGACAAATCCTTAATCAAAGCTTTTGATGTGGATGGCGGCGGTTATGCCAAGCGTGTCACTTACGTAATTGACCCTAACGGTAAAATTACTCATGTTGACAGTGCTGTAAATACTACCACCCATGCTAGCGATATTTTAGCTGCACTTGGGCTATAG
- a CDS encoding Npun_F0494 family protein translates to MAAADSQNQNIFVYTQSTVERAERSLVCSPFNLCLFEVMEHQSVSVTAIALENGLKQGYTKRPLSELACDNALGWLIQVGVLRREVDGQGITDSFRLTPLGRQLVEQYHGKNWRTPSWHDRLFDAVIRWLRIPF, encoded by the coding sequence ATGGCTGCTGCTGATTCTCAGAACCAAAATATTTTTGTCTATACTCAAAGCACAGTGGAAAGAGCAGAGCGATCGCTAGTGTGTTCGCCCTTCAATCTATGTTTATTTGAAGTCATGGAACACCAGAGTGTTTCAGTAACTGCGATCGCTCTGGAAAATGGACTCAAACAGGGCTATACTAAGCGCCCTTTATCAGAATTAGCCTGTGATAACGCCTTGGGCTGGCTAATCCAAGTGGGTGTATTGCGGCGAGAAGTCGATGGACAGGGAATTACAGATAGTTTTCGCCTCACTCCCTTGGGTCGCCAGTTAGTGGAACAATACCACGGAAAAAACTGGCGGACACCTTCATGGCACGATCGTTTATTCGATGCTGTGATTCGTTGGTTACGGATACCCTTTTAG
- the cobQ gene encoding cobyric acid synthase CobQ, with protein MKSIMVVGTTSHAGKSLLTTAICRILSRRGWRVAPFKGQNMALNAYVTASGGEIGYAQAVQAWAAGVVPWVEMNPILLKPQGDMTSQVIIKGRSVGKVSASDYYEQYFEQGWRTIEESLQHLGTEFDLLVCEGAGSPAEINLRHRDLTNMRVAKYLNAPTMLVVDIDRGGAFAHVVGTLELLEPDERALIKGVVINKFRGQRSLLDSGIKWLEERTGIPVVGVIPYLQEVFSTEDSLDLLERQSSSSKAQTDLNIAVIRLPRIANFTDFDPLESESTVSVKYLSPKQDLGHPDAVIIPGTKTTIADLLLLQKSGMAEAIQHYAASGGTVLGICGGYQMLGQIIADPEGIEGQAGRFQGLNLLPIRTVITGQKIARQRQVSSNYPQQGLPVNGFEIHQGRSRIEQQGIDPQSYHALFDDINLGLVDSCQSVWGSYLHGLFDNGPWRRAWLNRLRQQRGLKSLPTGVANYREQREQILDSLATEVESHLDLTPFLS; from the coding sequence ATGAAATCAATTATGGTGGTGGGGACAACATCCCACGCAGGGAAATCACTTTTAACTACAGCTATTTGTCGCATTCTGTCGCGGCGTGGCTGGCGGGTGGCTCCCTTTAAAGGTCAAAATATGGCTTTAAATGCTTATGTTACTGCTAGTGGTGGAGAAATTGGCTATGCCCAAGCAGTGCAAGCTTGGGCTGCGGGAGTCGTGCCTTGGGTAGAAATGAACCCAATTTTACTCAAACCTCAAGGGGATATGACTTCTCAAGTAATTATCAAAGGTAGGTCTGTAGGGAAAGTAAGTGCCTCAGATTACTACGAGCAATATTTTGAACAGGGGTGGCGGACAATTGAAGAATCGCTACAGCATTTAGGAACAGAATTCGACTTACTGGTTTGTGAAGGTGCCGGTAGTCCGGCAGAGATTAACCTTAGGCACCGCGATTTAACTAATATGCGGGTGGCAAAATATTTGAATGCGCCAACGATGTTAGTAGTTGATATCGATCGGGGTGGTGCTTTTGCCCATGTAGTAGGAACCTTAGAGTTATTGGAACCAGATGAACGCGCTCTAATTAAGGGTGTAGTAATTAACAAATTTCGAGGACAGCGATCGCTCTTAGATTCTGGAATAAAATGGTTAGAAGAACGTACAGGTATTCCTGTTGTTGGTGTTATACCCTACTTGCAAGAAGTGTTTTCGACCGAAGACTCCCTGGATTTGCTAGAGCGTCAATCGTCGTCAAGTAAAGCCCAAACAGACCTCAACATTGCCGTTATCCGCTTACCCAGAATTGCCAATTTCACTGACTTTGACCCACTAGAATCAGAAAGCACAGTTTCAGTAAAATACTTAAGTCCTAAGCAAGATTTAGGACATCCTGATGCCGTAATTATCCCAGGTACAAAGACCACAATTGCTGATTTACTACTGCTGCAAAAAAGCGGTATGGCAGAAGCAATCCAACACTATGCGGCTTCTGGTGGAACCGTTTTAGGTATCTGCGGTGGCTATCAAATGCTCGGTCAAATCATCGCCGATCCAGAAGGGATAGAAGGGCAAGCTGGCAGATTTCAGGGGTTAAATCTTTTGCCTATCAGAACTGTAATTACTGGACAAAAAATTGCCCGCCAGCGCCAAGTTAGCTCAAATTATCCGCAACAGGGCTTGCCAGTAAATGGTTTTGAAATCCACCAAGGGCGATCGCGCATCGAGCAGCAAGGAATAGACCCTCAATCCTACCATGCCCTATTTGACGATATTAATTTAGGATTAGTAGATAGTTGTCAATCGGTGTGGGGAAGTTACCTCCACGGGCTTTTTGATAACGGCCCTTGGCGACGCGCTTGGTTAAATCGCCTCCGTCAACAGCGCGGTTTAAAATCTTTGCCCACCGGTGTTGCTAACTACCGAGAACAGCGAGAGCAGATTTTGGATTCCTTAGCGACTGAAGTAGAAAGCCATTTAGACTTAACTCCATTTTTGTCTTAA
- a CDS encoding 2Fe-2S iron-sulfur cluster-binding protein — protein sequence MIVRVHFLPDDVTVDAEVGEAILDVADRAGVFIPTGCLMGSCHACTVELEDGEIIRACITAVPPREELTINLFSDPTW from the coding sequence ATGATTGTTCGTGTCCACTTTTTACCAGATGATGTGACGGTAGATGCCGAAGTGGGAGAAGCCATTTTGGATGTAGCAGACCGGGCTGGAGTATTTATTCCCACTGGTTGTCTAATGGGGTCTTGTCACGCTTGCACCGTCGAATTAGAGGATGGAGAGATCATCCGCGCTTGTATCACCGCAGTACCGCCACGTGAGGAATTGACGATTAATTTGTTTAGTGACCCAACTTGGTAA
- a CDS encoding type II toxin-antitoxin system HicA family toxin, producing the protein MRELKQMLSQVGFTEVPGKGSHTNWVHPLYTGKITISGKNGADAKRYQEKEVRQAIEEVEGKEKDE; encoded by the coding sequence ATCCGGGAACTAAAGCAAATGCTTTCCCAAGTAGGTTTTACAGAAGTCCCAGGAAAAGGAAGTCATACGAACTGGGTACATCCCCTCTATACTGGAAAAATCACGATTTCAGGCAAAAACGGAGCAGATGCTAAACGCTACCAAGAGAAGGAAGTGAGACAGGCAATTGAGGAAGTAGAAGGGAAAGAAAAAGATGAGTAA
- a CDS encoding type II toxin-antitoxin system HicB family antitoxin has protein sequence MSKLKYQMIIQWSDEDDCFLVGFPDFPGQGWRTHGDTYELAVLNGIEALESLIIAYEAVGDPLPEPTVSRVR, from the coding sequence ATGAGTAAGCTTAAGTACCAAATGATTATTCAATGGTCTGATGAAGATGATTGCTTCTTAGTCGGATTTCCTGATTTTCCAGGACAAGGTTGGCGGACTCATGGGGATACTTATGAGTTAGCTGTGTTAAATGGAATTGAAGCTTTAGAGTCTCTAATTATTGCTTACGAAGCTGTAGGTGATCCACTTCCAGAACCAACAGTAAGTAGAGTACGTTAA
- a CDS encoding SRPBCC family protein has translation MSDWLEHTVQVEVEAPIDLVWSLWSDLEQMPRWMKWIDSVKIPPDNPDISLWKLKTGSLEFNWQSRILKVIPNQIIQWESVDGLPNQGAIRFYDRHNSSIVKMSISYAIPGIIGKIMDNLFLGRIVESTIQADLERFKEYALNVKAN, from the coding sequence ATGTCAGATTGGTTAGAGCATACTGTGCAGGTAGAAGTAGAGGCTCCTATAGATTTAGTATGGAGCCTCTGGTCTGATTTGGAGCAAATGCCCCGGTGGATGAAGTGGATTGATTCGGTGAAAATTCCGCCAGATAATCCAGATATATCTCTTTGGAAATTAAAGACCGGCAGTCTAGAATTTAATTGGCAATCCCGAATCCTTAAAGTTATTCCCAACCAAATTATCCAATGGGAATCGGTTGATGGTTTGCCTAATCAAGGAGCGATTCGCTTTTACGATCGCCACAATAGTAGCATTGTTAAAATGAGTATTTCCTATGCTATCCCCGGCATTATTGGCAAAATTATGGATAACTTGTTTTTGGGACGGATAGTTGAATCGACGATTCAAGCTGATTTGGAAAGATTTAAAGAATATGCGCTGAATGTTAAAGCTAATTGA
- the zds gene encoding 9,9'-di-cis-zeta-carotene desaturase: MRVAIVGAGLAGLATAVDLADAGCEIEIFESRPFVGGKVGSWVDGDGNHLEMGLHVFFGCYYQLFDLMKKVGVLENLRLKEHTHTFISKGGRTGGLDFRFFTGAPFNGLKAFFTTSQLSLQDKLQNAIALGTSPIVRGLVDFNGAMKTIRNLDKISFADWFRSHGGSNGSIKRLWNPIAYALGFIDCENMSARCMLTIFQLFAVRTEASVLRMLEGSPSEYLHKPILEYLEARGTKVYTRRQVREIQFIESNEQTRVTAIAVAQGDAVETITADAYVFACDVPGIQRILPQEWRKWSEFDNIYKLDAVPVATVQLRFDGWVTELNDGEQRKQLNHAAGIDNLLYTADADFSCFADLALTSPADYYRPGQGSLLQLVLTPGDPFIAQSNEAIAQHVLKQVHELFPSSRELSMTWYSVVKLAQSLYREAPGMDAYRPNQKTPIDNFFLAGSYTQQDYIDSMEGATISGRRAAKVILESLKK, encoded by the coding sequence ATGCGTGTTGCAATCGTAGGTGCGGGACTTGCTGGACTAGCAACCGCAGTGGATCTAGCTGATGCTGGTTGTGAAATAGAGATTTTTGAGTCTCGTCCGTTTGTGGGTGGTAAAGTAGGCAGTTGGGTTGATGGGGATGGCAACCATCTAGAAATGGGGTTGCATGTATTTTTCGGGTGCTACTACCAACTATTTGACTTGATGAAGAAAGTGGGGGTGTTAGAGAACTTACGCCTCAAGGAACATACCCACACTTTTATTAGTAAAGGGGGGCGCACTGGTGGTTTGGATTTTCGCTTCTTTACAGGTGCGCCTTTCAACGGCTTAAAAGCATTTTTCACGACTTCTCAACTATCGTTGCAGGATAAATTGCAAAATGCGATCGCTTTGGGTACTAGTCCCATAGTTCGCGGATTGGTAGACTTTAACGGGGCGATGAAAACCATCCGTAACTTGGATAAAATTAGCTTTGCCGATTGGTTTCGCAGTCATGGTGGGAGTAATGGCAGCATTAAGCGGTTATGGAACCCTATTGCTTACGCATTGGGATTTATTGATTGCGAAAATATGTCTGCCCGTTGTATGTTAACCATATTCCAGTTATTTGCAGTTAGAACTGAAGCTTCAGTTCTGCGAATGTTGGAAGGTTCTCCATCTGAGTATTTGCACAAGCCCATTCTGGAATATTTAGAAGCCAGAGGCACTAAAGTTTATACGCGTCGGCAAGTACGCGAAATTCAGTTTATAGAGTCAAACGAACAAACCCGCGTCACTGCTATAGCAGTTGCTCAAGGTGATGCAGTGGAAACTATTACTGCTGATGCTTACGTTTTTGCCTGTGATGTTCCAGGAATTCAACGCATCCTACCCCAGGAATGGCGTAAGTGGTCAGAATTTGACAATATTTACAAACTGGATGCAGTACCAGTGGCTACAGTGCAGTTACGCTTCGATGGTTGGGTAACAGAACTCAATGATGGAGAGCAACGTAAACAGCTAAATCACGCGGCTGGAATTGATAATTTACTGTACACAGCCGATGCTGACTTTTCTTGTTTTGCGGATTTAGCGTTGACTAGTCCTGCTGATTATTATCGCCCAGGACAGGGATCTTTGTTACAACTAGTGCTGACACCGGGAGATCCGTTTATTGCACAGAGTAATGAAGCGATCGCACAGCATGTCCTCAAGCAAGTCCATGAACTGTTTCCCTCGTCGCGGGAGCTAAGTATGACTTGGTATAGTGTAGTAAAACTTGCTCAGTCTCTCTACCGAGAAGCGCCAGGTATGGATGCGTATCGTCCCAACCAAAAAACACCAATAGATAATTTCTTCCTTGCAGGGAGTTATACTCAGCAAGATTATATTGACAGTATGGAAGGTGCTACTATTTCTGGACGGCGGGCGGCAAAAGTGATTTTGGAGAGTTTGAAGAAATAA
- a CDS encoding CopG family transcriptional regulator produces the protein MIMTNKKWAVKRITVNLATQEAEKLEKYCQQTGRPATDVIRELIRSLPVSDDGKDVNK, from the coding sequence ATGATAATGACAAATAAAAAATGGGCCGTTAAACGCATAACAGTTAATCTCGCAACGCAGGAAGCGGAAAAACTAGAAAAATATTGCCAACAAACAGGTAGACCCGCAACCGATGTGATTCGCGAATTGATTAGAAGTTTGCCTGTCTCCGACGATGGCAAAGATGTAAACAAGTAA
- a CDS encoding iron-sulfur cluster assembly accessory protein, with protein MTQAIQSQQRGILLSEAALHQVKSLRDKQGTDFCLRVGVRQGGCSGMSYMMDFEDTSKITPQDEVFDYDGFKIVSDRKSLLYLYGLMLDYSDAMIGGGFQFTNPNANQTCGCGKSFGV; from the coding sequence ATGACACAAGCAATTCAGTCTCAACAACGCGGAATTCTGTTGAGCGAAGCCGCATTGCACCAGGTAAAATCCCTCCGGGACAAGCAAGGCACAGACTTCTGCTTACGGGTAGGAGTCCGTCAGGGTGGCTGTTCTGGGATGTCTTACATGATGGACTTTGAAGACACTAGCAAGATCACCCCGCAGGATGAAGTTTTTGACTATGATGGCTTCAAAATTGTCAGCGATCGCAAGAGTCTCTTATATCTCTACGGTTTAATGCTCGATTACAGCGATGCCATGATTGGCGGTGGCTTTCAATTTACTAACCCTAATGCCAACCAAACTTGCGGTTGTGGCAAGTCATTTGGGGTTTAG
- a CDS encoding M48 family metallopeptidase: MTQTVESLFDTGLERYKAGEAVDSLIPVFKEVCDRAPKTSAAWICLAWLYLLDNKPNLAYKAAQKAVKLNPQDPQARVNLALAMLETGQKGLREHIDIAQQLIFVNEEWRDEIKSSIEDGLTRKPDWQSLTKVKNWLLEE; encoded by the coding sequence ATGACTCAAACAGTTGAATCCCTGTTTGATACAGGTTTAGAACGCTATAAAGCAGGAGAGGCAGTAGATTCTTTAATCCCTGTATTTAAAGAAGTTTGCGATCGCGCTCCTAAAACGAGTGCTGCTTGGATCTGTTTGGCGTGGTTGTATCTACTCGATAACAAGCCCAACTTGGCTTACAAAGCTGCACAGAAGGCTGTCAAGTTAAATCCACAAGACCCACAGGCTAGGGTCAATCTCGCCTTAGCAATGCTGGAAACAGGTCAAAAAGGTTTACGAGAACATATTGACATTGCACAGCAGCTAATTTTTGTCAATGAAGAATGGCGCGATGAAATAAAAAGCAGTATCGAAGACGGTTTAACTAGAAAACCAGATTGGCAAAGTTTAACAAAAGTCAAAAATTGGCTGTTGGAGGAGTGA
- a CDS encoding TIGR01777 family oxidoreductase, with translation MKVAITGATGFVGSLLVQRLHGKGHKIVVLTRNTAFAQKVFPSEAFPNVEIVAYAPNTSGSWQSVIASCDGVVNLAGEPIGEGRWTPERKQEIFNSRKLGTQKIVEAIANANPKPTVLINASAIGYYGTSETANFDETSQSGNDFLAQVCQAWEAEATKVKDAGVRLVILRFGIVLGNGGALGKMIPPFKLFAGGPIGSGRQWFSWIHVDDLVNLIMQALTKPEIEGIYNATAPNPVRMADLSQTLGQVMNRPSWLPVPAFAIEALLGDGAIVVLEGQQVFPKRILETGFEYKYPNLESALRQILA, from the coding sequence ATGAAAGTAGCAATTACTGGAGCAACAGGATTTGTCGGTAGTCTTTTGGTACAACGGCTCCACGGAAAAGGTCATAAAATAGTAGTATTAACTCGGAACACCGCTTTTGCTCAAAAGGTTTTTCCATCTGAGGCTTTCCCCAATGTAGAAATTGTTGCCTATGCACCAAATACGTCTGGTTCTTGGCAAAGTGTCATAGCTAGTTGTGATGGCGTAGTTAATCTGGCAGGAGAACCCATTGGTGAAGGGCGCTGGACACCAGAACGTAAACAAGAAATATTCAATAGCCGAAAGTTAGGCACACAAAAAATAGTTGAAGCCATAGCCAATGCTAACCCCAAGCCAACTGTATTAATTAATGCTTCGGCTATTGGCTACTACGGCACCAGTGAAACGGCAAATTTTGATGAAACAAGCCAATCTGGTAACGATTTTCTCGCCCAGGTCTGCCAAGCCTGGGAAGCAGAGGCAACAAAGGTAAAAGATGCTGGAGTACGACTGGTAATCCTGCGTTTTGGGATTGTTCTGGGCAATGGTGGGGCTTTAGGCAAAATGATTCCACCTTTCAAACTCTTCGCTGGTGGCCCCATTGGTAGTGGTCGGCAGTGGTTCTCATGGATTCACGTAGACGATTTAGTTAACTTGATTATGCAAGCTTTAACTAAACCGGAAATAGAAGGCATATACAATGCTACTGCCCCTAACCCAGTCCGAATGGCAGATTTAAGCCAAACTTTGGGACAAGTAATGAATCGCCCCTCTTGGTTGCCTGTTCCGGCTTTTGCGATCGAAGCTCTTTTAGGAGACGGAGCTATAGTAGTTTTAGAAGGTCAGCAAGTCTTTCCTAAGCGCATCTTGGAAACAGGATTTGAGTACAAATATCCTAACTTAGAGTCAGCACTAAGACAAATTCTTGCGTAG
- a CDS encoding FHA domain-containing protein produces the protein MAAETNENHLLIIEDDQGRKEFSLEQPVYSIGRDRECNIRLMSQFVSRRHATLVRLPREHNSHSYYYRIVDGDAKGKASSNGLMINGRKIPNHDLRNEDEIVFGPQVRAIYYLLKNTQRLGQTDSSEYDITLINPGMAEDLEDLGD, from the coding sequence ATGGCAGCAGAAACTAATGAAAACCATCTACTGATTATTGAAGACGATCAAGGTCGCAAAGAATTTTCTCTGGAGCAACCCGTCTATTCTATCGGTAGAGACCGCGAGTGTAATATCCGTTTGATGTCTCAGTTTGTCTCCCGCCGCCATGCCACATTAGTAAGATTGCCACGAGAGCATAATAGTCATAGCTACTATTACCGGATTGTAGATGGTGATGCCAAAGGTAAAGCTAGTTCCAACGGTTTGATGATTAATGGACGTAAGATACCAAACCACGATCTCAGAAATGAAGACGAGATCGTTTTTGGACCTCAGGTACGTGCCATTTATTACCTTTTAAAAAACACTCAGCGTTTGGGACAAACGGATTCGAGCGAGTACGACATTACACTAATAAACCCCGGTATGGCCGAGGATTTAGAGGATCTGGGAGATTGA